In one Motacilla alba alba isolate MOTALB_02 chromosome 7, Motacilla_alba_V1.0_pri, whole genome shotgun sequence genomic region, the following are encoded:
- the DIP2A gene encoding disco-interacting protein 2 homolog A isoform X5, giving the protein MAAERGGCALEAVPLPPEVRESLAELELELSEGDITQKGYEKKRAKLLARYIPLIQGVDPSLQAENRVPGSSQATAGVSKQQKSRSTNSRDERFRSDVHTEAVQAALAKYKERKMPMPSKRRSVLVHSSVETYTPPDTSSASEDEGSLRRQGRISSTPFQSHSNVEPWLNRVIQGSSTSSSASSTSSHPGGKPAAASNTAPATTAATVLADLMAHTQIENHSAPPDVTTGLVEYLHHERPQVASVRGVPRGYSSSILETADGVPVNSRVSSKIQQLLNTLKRPKRPPLKEFFVDDFEELLEVQQPDPNQPKPEGNQVNVLKGEPLGVVTNWPPSLLAALQRWGTTQSKAPCLTALDTTGKAVYTLTYGKLWSRSLKLAYTLLNKLTTKNEPLLKPGDRVALVFPNSDPVMFMVAFYGCLLAELIPVPIEVPLTRKDAGSQQIGFLLGSCGVTLALTTDACQKGLPKAQTGEVVTFKGWPRLIWFVIDGKHLAKPAKDWHPQVRDASAEIAYIEYKTSKEGSTVGITVSHASMLAHCHALTQACGYSEAETLTNVLDFKREAGLWHGVLTSVMNRMHVISIPYALMKVNPLSWIQKVCSYKARVAVVKSRDMHWSLLAQRDQRDVSLSSLRMLIVADGANPWSISSCDAFLNVFQSRGLRPEVICPCASSSEALTVAIRRPSELGGPPPGKAVLSMNCLSFGVIRVDTEEKLSVLTVQDVGQIMPGASMCVVKVDGTPYLCKADEVGEICVNSGATGTAYFGLLGITKNVFEAIPVTAAGMPVSDQPFTRTGLLGFVGPDYLVFVVGKLDGLMTVSGRRHNADDVVATALAVEPMKFVYRGRIAVFSVPVLHDDRIVLVAEQRPDASEEDSFQWMSRVLQAIDSIHQVGVYCLALVPANTLPKAPLGGIHISETKQRFLEGALHPCNVLMCPHTCVTNLPKPRQKQPDVGPASMIVGNLVAGKRIAQASGRDVSQLEDNDQARKFLYLADVLQWRAQTTPDHPLFLLLNSKGTVASTASCIQLHKRAERVAVALMEKGRLNVGDHVALVYPPGVDLIATFYGCLYAGCVPITVRPPHPQNLATTLPTVKMIVEVSKSACILTTQAIMKLLRSKEAAAAVDIKTWPTILDTDDMPKKKLASVFRPTSPDMLAYLDFSVSTTGILAGVKMSHAATSALCRSIKLQCELYPSRQIAICLDPYCGLGFALWCLCSIYSGHQSILVPPLELESNVSLWLSAVSQYKVRVTFCSYSVMEICTKGLGTQTDLLRMKGVNLSCVRTCMVVAEERPRITLTQSFSKLFKDLGLSARAVSTTFGCRVNVAICLQCLFVCIFFFSPFSLFPTL; this is encoded by the exons GTGTGGATCCATCCCTGCAAGCAGAGAACAGAGTTCCAGGCTCTTCCCAAGCCACTGCTGGGGTATCCAAACAGCAGAAATCCCGATCCACCAACTCGAGGGACGAGCGCTTCCGATCCG ATGTCCACACTGAAGCAGTACAAGCAGCACTTGCAAAATATAAAGAGAGGAAGATGCCCATGCCCTCTAAGAGACGCTCTGTCCTGGTGCACTCTTCAGTAGAGACATACACCCCTCCAG ACACATCGTCAGCATCAGAAGATGAGGGCTCGTTGCGGCGGCAAGGGCGGATCAGCTCCACTCCGTTCCAGAGCCATTCCAACGTAGAGCCCTGGCTTAACCGGGTCATTCAGGGCTCCTCCACCTCATCCTCTGCATCCTCCACCTCATCTCATCCTGGAGGgaaacctgctgctgcttccaatacagctcctgccaccactgctgccacTGTGCTTGCAGATCTCATGGCACACACGCAGATAG AGAACCACTCTGCCCCCCCTGATGTGACCACAGGCCTGGTGGAATACCTGCACCACGAGCGCCCGCAGGTCGCATCCGTGCGAGGAGTGCCCAGAggctacagcagcagcattctgGAAACTGCAGATG GTGTCCCAGTGAACAGCAGAGTGTCCTCTAAAATCCAGCAGCTGCTAAATACTTTGAAAAGACCGAAGCGCCCACCTCTGAAGGAGTTTTTTGTGGATGATTTTGAAGAACTGCTTGAAG TGCAACAGCCTGACCCGAATCAACCAAAGCCTGAAGGAAACCAAGTGAATGTACTTAAAGGGGAACCCCTGGGGGTTGTGACCAATTGGCCCCCCtcactgctggctgccctgcagcGCTGGGGAACCACCCAGTCCAAAGCCCCTTGTCTGACAGCGTTGGATACCACTGGGAAAGCAGTTTATACCCTGACCTATG GCAAGCTATGGAGTCGAAGCTTGAAGTTAGCTTATACCCTGCTAAACAAGCTAACCACTAAGAATGAGCCCCTGCTGAAGCCTGGAGACCGG GTAGCTCTCGTATTTCCTAATAGTGATCCAGTTATGTTTATGGTGGCATTTTATGGATGTCTCCTGGCAGAACTTATTCCTGTCCCAATAGAAGTTCCTCTGACAAGAAAG GATGCTGGCAGTCAGCAGATTGGGTTTCTTTTGGGCAGCTGTGGAGTCACGTTAGCTTTAACCACTGATGCCTGTCAGAAAGGCCTCCCAAAAGCTCAGACTGGCGAGGTGGTGACATTCAAAg gcTGGCCTCGTCTCATTTGGTTTGTGATTGATGGGAAGCATCTGGCAAAACCAGCCAAGGACTGGCATCCCCAGGTCCGGGATGCCAGCGCCGAGATTGCTTATATCGAG TACAAAACAAGTAAAGAGGGCAGCACAGTGGGCATTACTGTATCTCATGCCTCCATGCTGGCACACTGTCATGCACTGACTCAGGCATGTGGTTATTCAGAAG CTGAAACACTAACAAATGTCTTGGATTTCAAGAGAGAGGCTGGCCTTTGGCATGGAGTGTTAACG AGTGTTATGAACAGGATGCATGTCATCAGTATTCCCTATGCATTAATGAAGGTTAATCCACTTTCCTGGATACAGAAAGTCTGCTCATACAAAG CCCGTGTAGCAGTAGTAAAATCCCGTGATATGCACTGGTCACTTTTGGCTCAGAGGGATCAGAGAGATGTCAGCCTGAGCTCCTTACGGATGTTAATAGTGGCAGATGGAGCCAATCCAT GGTCAATATCTTCCTGTGATGCATTCCTGAATGTATTTCAATCCAGAGGGTTGAGACCAGAAGTAATCTGTCCTTGTGCTAGTTCTTCAGAGGCACTAACTGTTGCTATTCGCAG ACCTTCTGAACTGGGTGGCCCCCCTCCAGGAAAAGCAGTGTTATCCATGAATTGTCTGAGTTTCGGCGTGATCAGAGTGGATACAGAGGAGAAGTTGTCAGTGTTAACTGTGCAGGATGTTGGGCAGATTATGCCTGGAG CCAGCATGTGTGTTGTAAAGGTGGATGGGACTCCTTATCTGTGTAAAGCTGATGAGGTTGGAGAAATATGTGTGAATTCAGGAGCAACTGGGACAGCATATTTTGGCCTCCTCGGAATCACCAAGAATGTATTTGAg GCCATCCCAGTGACGGCAGCTGGCATGCCTGTATCAGACCAGCCCTTCACAAGAACAGGATTGCTTGGCTTTGTGGGTCCT gACTATTTGGTGTTTGTGGTGGGGAAATTGGATGGCCTGATGACAGTTAGTGGCCGCAGGCACAATGCAGATGATGTGGTGGCCACCGCTTTGGCAGTTGAACCCATGAAGTTTGTCTATCGGGGAAG GATAGCAGTGTTTTCTGTGCCCGTTTTGCATGATGATCGGATAGTGCTTGTGGCAGAGCAACGCCCTGACGCCTCAGAGGAGGATAGTTTTCAGTGGATGAGCAGGGTTCTACAG gCAATTGATAGCATTCACCAAGTAGGTGTGTACTGCCTTGCCTTGGTGCCAGCCAACACTTTGCCAAAGGCTCCACTGGGAGGAATTCATATTTCAGAAACCAAGCAGCGCTTTTTGGAGGGTGCTCTGCATCCTTGTAACGTCTTGATGTGTCCCCACACCTGTGTTACCAACCTGCCCAAGCCTCGGCAGAAACAGCCAG ATGTTGGTCCTGCGTCGATGATTGTAGGAAACCTCGTAGCTGGCAAGAGGATTGCACAAGCCTCGGGGAGAGATGTTAGCCAGCTGGAGGACAATGACCAGGCAAGAAAG ttCCTGTATTTAGCAGATGTTCTTCAGTGGCGAGCTCAGACAACTCCAGATCATCCACTCTTCCTTCTGTTGAATTCCAAG GGTACTGTAGCCAGCACTGCCTCGTGCATCCAGCTGCACAAGAGGGCAGAGAGAGTGGCAGTCGCGCTGATGGAGAAGGGACGGCTGAACGTTGGTGACCACGTGGCCCTGGTTTACCCTCCAG GAGTAGACTTGATAGCAACTTTCTATGGCTGTTTGTACGCTGGCTGTGTTCCCATCACTGTCCGCCCACCTCATCCACAGAACCTTGCTACCACTCTGCCCACTGTCAAAATGATTGTAGAG GTCAGTAAGTCTGCATGTATATTGACCACCCAAGCTATAATGAAACTGCTCAGGTccaaggaggctgcagcagctgtagATATTAAAACGTGGCCCACTATTTTGGATACAG atGATATGCCTAAAAAGAAGCTGGCTAGTGTTTTCAGACCTACATCTCCAGATATGCTGGCATACTTGGACTTCAGTGTGTCTACTACTGGTATATTAGCAGGAGTAAAG ATGTCCCACGCAGCTACAAGTGCCTTATGTCGCTCGATAAAGCTCCAGTGTGAGCTGTACCCATCCCGACAGATTGCCATCTGCCTGGACCCCTACTGTGGCTTGGGCTTTGCACTGTGGTGCTTGTGCAG CATATATTCAGGTCATCAGTCcatcctggtgcctcctctggagctggagagcaATGTGTCTCTGTGGCTGTCTGCTGTCAGCCAGTACAAAGTGCGTGTCACCTTCTGCTCCTACTCTGTGATGGAGATATGCACCAAAGGCCTTGGGACACAGACTGATCTTCTCCGG ATGAAGGGGGTTAACCTGTCCTGCGTGCGCACCTGCATGGTGGTGGCCGAGGAGAGGCCGAGGATCACCCTCACCCAGTCTTTCTCCAAGCTCTTCAAAGACCTGGGCCTCTCTGCTCGTGCAGTGAGCACCACCTTTGGGTGCAGGGTCAACGTAGCAATTTGCTTACAG TGCCtctttgtttgtattttctttttttcccctttctctctgtttcccaCACTTTGA
- the DIP2A gene encoding disco-interacting protein 2 homolog A isoform X6, with translation MAAERGGCALEAVPLPPEVRESLAELELELSEGDITQKGYEKKRAKLLARYIPLIQGVDPSLQAENRVPGSSQATAGVSKQQKSRSTNSRDERFRSDVHTEAVQAALAKYKERKMPMPSKRRSVLVHSSVETYTPPENHSAPPDVTTGLVEYLHHERPQVASVRGVPRGYSSSILETADGVPVNSRVSSKIQQLLNTLKRPKRPPLKEFFVDDFEELLEVQQPDPNQPKPEGNQVNVLKGEPLGVVTNWPPSLLAALQRWGTTQSKAPCLTALDTTGKAVYTLTYGKLWSRSLKLAYTLLNKLTTKNEPLLKPGDRVALVFPNSDPVMFMVAFYGCLLAELIPVPIEVPLTRKDAGSQQIGFLLGSCGVTLALTTDACQKGLPKAQTGEVVTFKGWPRLIWFVIDGKHLAKPAKDWHPQVRDASAEIAYIEYKTSKEGSTVGITVSHASMLAHCHALTQACGYSEAETLTNVLDFKREAGLWHGVLTSVMNRMHVISIPYALMKVNPLSWIQKVCSYKARVAVVKSRDMHWSLLAQRDQRDVSLSSLRMLIVADGANPWSISSCDAFLNVFQSRGLRPEVICPCASSSEALTVAIRRPSELGGPPPGKAVLSMNCLSFGVIRVDTEEKLSVLTVQDVGQIMPGASMCVVKVDGTPYLCKADEVGEICVNSGATGTAYFGLLGITKNVFEAIPVTAAGMPVSDQPFTRTGLLGFVGPDYLVFVVGKLDGLMTVSGRRHNADDVVATALAVEPMKFVYRGR, from the exons GTGTGGATCCATCCCTGCAAGCAGAGAACAGAGTTCCAGGCTCTTCCCAAGCCACTGCTGGGGTATCCAAACAGCAGAAATCCCGATCCACCAACTCGAGGGACGAGCGCTTCCGATCCG ATGTCCACACTGAAGCAGTACAAGCAGCACTTGCAAAATATAAAGAGAGGAAGATGCCCATGCCCTCTAAGAGACGCTCTGTCCTGGTGCACTCTTCAGTAGAGACATACACCCCTCCAG AGAACCACTCTGCCCCCCCTGATGTGACCACAGGCCTGGTGGAATACCTGCACCACGAGCGCCCGCAGGTCGCATCCGTGCGAGGAGTGCCCAGAggctacagcagcagcattctgGAAACTGCAGATG GTGTCCCAGTGAACAGCAGAGTGTCCTCTAAAATCCAGCAGCTGCTAAATACTTTGAAAAGACCGAAGCGCCCACCTCTGAAGGAGTTTTTTGTGGATGATTTTGAAGAACTGCTTGAAG TGCAACAGCCTGACCCGAATCAACCAAAGCCTGAAGGAAACCAAGTGAATGTACTTAAAGGGGAACCCCTGGGGGTTGTGACCAATTGGCCCCCCtcactgctggctgccctgcagcGCTGGGGAACCACCCAGTCCAAAGCCCCTTGTCTGACAGCGTTGGATACCACTGGGAAAGCAGTTTATACCCTGACCTATG GCAAGCTATGGAGTCGAAGCTTGAAGTTAGCTTATACCCTGCTAAACAAGCTAACCACTAAGAATGAGCCCCTGCTGAAGCCTGGAGACCGG GTAGCTCTCGTATTTCCTAATAGTGATCCAGTTATGTTTATGGTGGCATTTTATGGATGTCTCCTGGCAGAACTTATTCCTGTCCCAATAGAAGTTCCTCTGACAAGAAAG GATGCTGGCAGTCAGCAGATTGGGTTTCTTTTGGGCAGCTGTGGAGTCACGTTAGCTTTAACCACTGATGCCTGTCAGAAAGGCCTCCCAAAAGCTCAGACTGGCGAGGTGGTGACATTCAAAg gcTGGCCTCGTCTCATTTGGTTTGTGATTGATGGGAAGCATCTGGCAAAACCAGCCAAGGACTGGCATCCCCAGGTCCGGGATGCCAGCGCCGAGATTGCTTATATCGAG TACAAAACAAGTAAAGAGGGCAGCACAGTGGGCATTACTGTATCTCATGCCTCCATGCTGGCACACTGTCATGCACTGACTCAGGCATGTGGTTATTCAGAAG CTGAAACACTAACAAATGTCTTGGATTTCAAGAGAGAGGCTGGCCTTTGGCATGGAGTGTTAACG AGTGTTATGAACAGGATGCATGTCATCAGTATTCCCTATGCATTAATGAAGGTTAATCCACTTTCCTGGATACAGAAAGTCTGCTCATACAAAG CCCGTGTAGCAGTAGTAAAATCCCGTGATATGCACTGGTCACTTTTGGCTCAGAGGGATCAGAGAGATGTCAGCCTGAGCTCCTTACGGATGTTAATAGTGGCAGATGGAGCCAATCCAT GGTCAATATCTTCCTGTGATGCATTCCTGAATGTATTTCAATCCAGAGGGTTGAGACCAGAAGTAATCTGTCCTTGTGCTAGTTCTTCAGAGGCACTAACTGTTGCTATTCGCAG ACCTTCTGAACTGGGTGGCCCCCCTCCAGGAAAAGCAGTGTTATCCATGAATTGTCTGAGTTTCGGCGTGATCAGAGTGGATACAGAGGAGAAGTTGTCAGTGTTAACTGTGCAGGATGTTGGGCAGATTATGCCTGGAG CCAGCATGTGTGTTGTAAAGGTGGATGGGACTCCTTATCTGTGTAAAGCTGATGAGGTTGGAGAAATATGTGTGAATTCAGGAGCAACTGGGACAGCATATTTTGGCCTCCTCGGAATCACCAAGAATGTATTTGAg GCCATCCCAGTGACGGCAGCTGGCATGCCTGTATCAGACCAGCCCTTCACAAGAACAGGATTGCTTGGCTTTGTGGGTCCT gACTATTTGGTGTTTGTGGTGGGGAAATTGGATGGCCTGATGACAGTTAGTGGCCGCAGGCACAATGCAGATGATGTGGTGGCCACCGCTTTGGCAGTTGAACCCATGAAGTTTGTCTATCGGGGAAGGTGA